A part of Capsicum annuum cultivar UCD-10X-F1 chromosome 6, UCD10Xv1.1, whole genome shotgun sequence genomic DNA contains:
- the LOC107875383 gene encoding cytochrome b561 and DOMON domain-containing protein At3g07570: MMNTSFKFSTQLLFFCIFQIFISFQILKVNSQDSNTDSCNSNLKLKGGIFFDTASFQCLSVWDQQGYILRYKRTNTSVWSFVLSAPNTNAYIAMGFSEKGKMVGSTAIVGWVANDGTPTMKKYFLGGQSPNQVLPDEGNLQLVNLTSSVVAENSRIYLAFQLSIEMPSNRLIYSVGPTGMLPSTVNYRLTEHQDKTSTSLNYNTGQSETKTLYANLRRSHGLLNMVGWGILMPIGVMVARYLRQYDPIWFYSHATIQSLGFILGFAGVISGLILNSRLQNNVNKHKGLGIVILLLGCLQVIAVLVRPDKESKIRRYWNWYHYTAGRILILLASINVFYGIHLGNAGTSWNAGFSIALVILFITALILEIRKWKRT; encoded by the exons atgatGAATACATCTTTCAAATTCTCTACTCAATTGTTGTTCTTCTGTATCTTCCAAATATTTATCAGTTTCCAAATTCTGAAAGTAAATTCTCAGGACAGCAACACAGATTCCTGCAATTCCAATCTCAAACTTAAAGGAGGAATTTTCTTTGATACAGCTTCCTTCCAATGTCTTTCAGTATGGGATCAACAAGGATACATCCTCAGA TATAAGAGAACGAATACAAGTGTGTGGAGTTTTGTTCTCTCAGCACCAAACACAAATGCATACATAGCCATGGGATTTTCAGAAAAAGGCAAAATGGTTGGTTCAACTGCAATTGTTGGATGGGTGGCTAATGATGGAACTCCAACTATGAAGAAGTATTTTCTCGGTGGTCAATCGCCCAATCAG GTGTTACCTGATGAGGGAAATCTCCAGCTTGTTAACTTGACATCCTCTGTTGTAGCTGAGAACTCCAGAATCTATTTGGCTTTTCAATTGAGCATTGAAATGCCCAGTAATAGGCTCATTTACTCCGTCGGACCGACAGGAATGCTGCCGTCCACCGTCAATTATCGGTTGACGGAACATCAGGATAAGACCTCTACTTCCTTGAATTACAACACAG GTCAAAGTGAAACAAAGACACTTTATGCAAACCTGAGGAGAAGCCATGGACTTCTAAACATGGTTGGCTGGGGAATTCTCATGCCAATTGGAGTCATGGTAGCTAGATACTTGAGACAGTATGATCCAATCTGGTTTTACTCTCATGCAACCATTCAATCGTTAGGGTTCATCCTTGGATTCGCGGGTGTTATAAGTGGGCTCATTCTCAATAGTCGTCTTCAGAACAATGTCAATAAACACAAAGGCCTTGGCATCGTCATTCTTCTTCTCGGTTGCTTGCAG GTTATTGCAGTATTGGTGAGACCAGACAAGGAATCAAAAATAAGAAGATACTGGAATTGGTACCATTACACAGCAGgaagaattttgatattattggcATCAATAAATGTTTTCTATGGTATTCATTTAGGGAATGCAGGAACTTCTTGGAATGCTGGTTTTTCAATTGCCCTGGTTATTTTATTCATCACTGCTTTAATACTTGAGATCAGGAAGTGGAAGAGAACATAG